In Elusimicrobiota bacterium, a single genomic region encodes these proteins:
- the nadA gene encoding quinolinate synthase NadA, whose product MTAAPEPTREELDQEMDRLAAKGLGDLGYSDAELGRCARLTWKINSLKASQKAVIAAHVYQRAEIIHGIADFVGDSYKLAKLCSQAQAERIVFCGVRFMAETAKILNPEKEVLLPALEAGCSLSESIEAADVRRLKTEHPGAPVASYINTSAAVKAESDVIVTSANAVQILGKLYDQYRKVIFLPDEMMGRNLAKALGKELGSEMVIWRGRCIVHENFDAASVALYRRMYPGVQILAHSECSPGLVSVVDFVGGTGDMMSRVEKTKAPAYMLITECGLGDLARTRFPDKKFVPMCRLCPYMKATDLEHVLRVMEKPSAGHRINVPSKIRERARRPIERMFELSEDRAKS is encoded by the coding sequence ATGACGGCGGCCCCGGAGCCGACCCGGGAGGAACTCGACCAAGAGATGGACCGCCTGGCCGCCAAAGGCCTGGGCGATCTCGGCTACTCGGACGCGGAGCTCGGGCGCTGCGCCCGGCTCACCTGGAAAATCAACTCCTTGAAGGCTTCCCAGAAGGCTGTGATTGCGGCGCACGTCTATCAAAGGGCGGAAATCATCCACGGAATCGCGGATTTCGTGGGAGACTCCTACAAGCTCGCCAAGCTGTGCTCACAGGCCCAGGCCGAGAGGATCGTCTTCTGCGGCGTGCGTTTCATGGCCGAGACCGCGAAGATCCTCAATCCCGAGAAGGAGGTTCTTCTCCCCGCCCTGGAGGCGGGCTGCTCCCTTTCGGAGAGCATCGAGGCCGCGGACGTGCGCAGGCTCAAGACCGAGCATCCGGGAGCTCCGGTCGCGTCCTATATCAACACCTCGGCCGCGGTCAAGGCCGAGTCGGACGTCATCGTGACCAGCGCCAACGCGGTCCAGATATTGGGAAAACTCTACGACCAGTACCGCAAGGTCATTTTCCTGCCGGACGAGATGATGGGCCGCAACCTCGCCAAGGCCCTGGGCAAGGAGCTGGGAAGCGAGATGGTGATCTGGCGGGGGCGATGCATCGTGCACGAGAACTTCGACGCGGCATCCGTCGCGCTCTACCGCAGAATGTACCCGGGGGTCCAAATATTGGCCCATTCGGAGTGCAGCCCGGGCCTGGTGTCCGTGGTCGACTTCGTCGGGGGCACGGGCGACATGATGTCCCGTGTCGAGAAGACCAAGGCCCCCGCCTACATGCTCATCACGGAGTGCGGGCTCGGGGATTTGGCCCGCACGCGCTTCCCCGATAAAAAATTCGTGCCCATGTGCCGGCTCTGCCCGTACATGAAAGCGACCGACCTCGAGCATGTGCTTCGAGTCATGGAAAAACCCTCGGCAGGCCACCGCATCAACGTGCCGTCCAAGATCCGGGAGAGGGCCCGGCGCCCCATCGAGCGGATGTTCGAGCTCTCCGAGGACAGGGCCAAAAGCTGA
- a CDS encoding FIST C-terminal domain-containing protein: MARKEFACALSTDKDWGKAVAAACEKVRQDLRGGCDLALLFVAELYPAVAPSALPKMVQDSLGASILLGCNGVGVIAGSREVEKSPGVSLMGMRLPGAKLTPFYLSAEPSQAVEKPSELFELLDLYPTDKPKFLALADPMSCDIENLVQVFNEAYPKAPVIGGLSSGPALGKPSWLLLNSEFYTSGCVGVALSGEVRFATAVAQGCRPIGTPLTITKAEGRILYELGGRPPFDIARELLQSVPSQDRDVAAHSLFAGLLMDERRSRFRRGDFLIRNLGGFDPKSGAMMIGSALRVGQTFQFQLRDAEASERELRAILEGLPGREGARGAFLVNCAGRGQGLYKKPDHDVGLVQALKGPIPLAGFFAGGEIGPVGDKNYVHGYTSSLAIIS, translated from the coding sequence ATGGCCCGGAAAGAATTTGCCTGCGCTCTTTCCACGGACAAGGACTGGGGAAAAGCCGTCGCAGCGGCCTGCGAGAAGGTCCGCCAGGACTTGAGGGGCGGATGCGACCTCGCCCTCCTGTTCGTGGCCGAGCTCTATCCCGCCGTGGCGCCCTCGGCTTTGCCAAAAATGGTCCAGGACTCCCTGGGAGCCTCGATCCTGCTCGGCTGCAACGGCGTCGGCGTTATCGCGGGAAGCCGTGAGGTGGAGAAATCCCCTGGAGTGTCCTTGATGGGCATGAGGCTCCCCGGGGCCAAGCTGACCCCTTTCTATCTTTCGGCCGAGCCGAGTCAAGCCGTGGAGAAGCCCTCGGAGCTCTTCGAACTTCTGGATCTCTATCCCACCGACAAGCCTAAGTTCCTGGCCCTGGCCGACCCCATGAGCTGCGATATTGAGAACCTGGTTCAGGTTTTCAACGAGGCCTACCCCAAGGCTCCGGTGATCGGGGGACTTTCCTCGGGCCCGGCCTTGGGAAAACCGAGCTGGCTTCTGCTTAATTCGGAGTTTTACACCAGCGGCTGCGTGGGAGTGGCTCTTTCCGGCGAGGTGCGCTTTGCGACCGCCGTGGCCCAGGGCTGCCGCCCGATCGGCACGCCGCTCACCATCACCAAGGCCGAGGGGCGCATCCTCTACGAGTTGGGGGGGCGTCCGCCCTTCGACATCGCGCGCGAACTCCTGCAGTCCGTCCCCTCCCAGGATCGGGACGTGGCCGCGCATTCCCTTTTCGCAGGACTTCTGATGGACGAGCGCCGCTCTCGCTTCAGGAGGGGCGACTTCTTGATCCGCAACCTGGGGGGATTCGATCCCAAGAGCGGAGCCATGATGATAGGATCGGCTCTGCGCGTCGGGCAGACTTTCCAGTTCCAACTGCGCGATGCCGAGGCCTCTGAGAGGGAGCTGCGCGCCATTCTCGAGGGTTTGCCCGGGCGAGAGGGCGCGCGGGGAGCATTTCTTGTCAACTGCGCGGGCCGCGGCCAGGGGCTTTACAAGAAACCCGACCACGACGTCGGCCTCGTGCAGGCCTTGAAAGGGCCGATCCCCTTGGCGGGGTTTTTCGCCGGGGGCGAGATCGGGCCGGTGGGCGACAAGAATTATGTCCATGGCTACACCTCGAGCCTGGCCATCATTTCCTAA
- a CDS encoding AAA family ATPase, producing MDPLQNPFSPGAGNPPPELAGRDELLTLAQVMLGRVKAGRYEQSLMLVGLRGVGKTVLLNRIRDLAESQKYGVVLVETTESRSLPELLIPALRGVLIQFDKMEGVSSKVKMGLRVLRSFIGSVRVMVGDIEMGLSMDPEKGKADSGDFETDLSELFVALGEAAKERRTAIAIIIDEIQYLSESEMSALIMAIHRVSQRQLPLVLVAAGLPQLVGLAGRSKSYAERLFQYPAIGPLTASDAMAAVLDPVKKGGVAFTEDALKEIMSQTKGYPYFLQEWGYQAWNLAAKSPIDKAVVLRATVAAIKKLDESFFRVRFDRLTPREKDYLRALAELGPGAHRSGDVADLLGVKVQSIAPLRSGPCPDVRGNCVA from the coding sequence ATGGATCCTCTTCAAAATCCTTTTTCTCCCGGAGCTGGAAATCCTCCACCTGAACTGGCGGGCCGCGATGAACTGCTCACGCTTGCGCAGGTTATGTTGGGTAGAGTCAAGGCCGGCCGTTATGAACAAAGCTTGATGCTTGTGGGGTTGCGCGGTGTGGGTAAAACGGTCCTGCTCAATCGTATTCGAGACTTGGCTGAATCTCAAAAGTACGGCGTTGTTCTGGTTGAGACTACAGAGAGCCGGTCTCTTCCGGAACTCCTCATCCCTGCCCTTCGTGGAGTGTTGATCCAATTTGACAAGATGGAGGGCGTCAGCAGTAAGGTCAAAATGGGACTTCGCGTTCTACGAAGCTTTATTGGATCAGTGAGGGTTATGGTTGGCGATATTGAGATGGGGCTCAGTATGGATCCGGAGAAGGGAAAGGCGGATTCCGGCGACTTTGAGACCGATTTGTCGGAGCTATTCGTTGCATTGGGGGAAGCGGCGAAGGAGCGGAGAACTGCGATTGCAATCATTATCGATGAAATTCAATATTTGAGTGAATCTGAAATGAGCGCGCTTATTATGGCAATTCATCGCGTGTCGCAAAGGCAACTGCCTCTCGTTCTCGTTGCCGCTGGTCTTCCGCAGCTCGTTGGTCTAGCCGGGAGATCCAAGTCTTACGCAGAGCGTCTGTTTCAATACCCTGCAATCGGACCTTTGACTGCGTCCGACGCAATGGCGGCTGTGCTAGATCCTGTTAAGAAGGGAGGGGTGGCTTTTACGGAGGATGCTCTCAAAGAGATCATGAGCCAGACCAAGGGTTATCCATATTTCCTTCAAGAATGGGGATATCAAGCCTGGAATCTGGCCGCGAAGTCTCCCATCGATAAAGCCGTCGTGTTGCGTGCCACGGTCGCGGCTATCAAGAAGCTTGATGAAAGTTTTTTTAGAGTACGCTTCGATCGTTTGACTCCGCGTGAGAAGGACTATCTTCGCGCATTAGCTGAATTGGGACCAGGAGCTCATCGATCTGGCGATGTTGCGGATCTTCTTGGTGTTAAAGTTCAGTCGATCGCTCCTCTCCGATCGGGGCCGTGCCCCGATGTCCGGGGAAATTGCGTAGCGTAA